A genome region from bacterium includes the following:
- a CDS encoding cupin domain-containing protein translates to MTSGKIPFDAMDWTQGGHPLERKKRAADGAASLLLFAPGFADPNWCGGGHVGFVLEGRLGFELADGRKIFAAAGEGFALAPGTRHRAYNAGESAVRLFIVPRG, encoded by the coding sequence ATGACCAGCGGAAAGATTCCCTTCGACGCCATGGACTGGACTCAAGGCGGCCACCCGCTCGAGCGGAAGAAGCGCGCGGCGGACGGCGCGGCCAGCCTGCTGTTGTTCGCCCCCGGCTTCGCCGACCCGAACTGGTGCGGCGGCGGGCACGTCGGCTTCGTGCTCGAGGGGCGGCTCGGCTTCGAACTGGCCGACGGCCGCAAGATCTTCGCCGCGGCCGGCGAGGGGTTCGCGCTGGCGCCGGGAACGCGCCACCGCGCCTACAACGCGGGCGAATCGGCGGTGCGGCTCTTCATCGTCCCGCGCGGCTGA
- a CDS encoding manganese efflux pump MntP family protein, which yields MNLPAPANAVPTGAMDFATMVMLGLALAMDAFAVSVACGLRFDRRRHRGALRIASAFGGFQAAMPIVGWMAGLTLRNLILGFDHWVAFGLLAFLGARMIHEALQAHRRGESMPLPDATRLLVLALATSVDALAVGLTLSLLGAAILLPAAVIGVVTFAVSYLGVVLGYEFEALLQGRAKRDVQILGGIVLIVLGARILLEHLGLT from the coding sequence ATGAACCTCCCCGCCCCCGCGAACGCCGTCCCGACCGGCGCGATGGATTTCGCGACGATGGTCATGCTGGGGCTCGCCCTGGCGATGGACGCCTTCGCCGTCTCGGTCGCCTGCGGCCTGCGCTTCGACCGGCGGCGACACCGCGGCGCGCTGCGGATCGCGTCGGCGTTCGGCGGCTTCCAGGCGGCGATGCCGATCGTCGGCTGGATGGCCGGGCTGACGCTCCGCAACCTGATCCTCGGCTTCGACCACTGGGTCGCCTTCGGGCTGCTCGCCTTCCTCGGCGCGCGGATGATCCACGAGGCGCTGCAGGCCCACCGCCGCGGCGAGTCGATGCCGCTCCCCGACGCGACGCGCCTGCTCGTCCTCGCCCTCGCCACGAGCGTGGACGCGCTGGCCGTCGGCCTGACCCTCTCGCTGCTCGGCGCGGCGATCCTGCTCCCCGCGGCGGTGATCGGCGTCGTGACGTTCGCCGTCTCCTACCTCGGCGTCGTGCTGGGGTACGAGTTCGAGGCGCTGCTGCAGGGACGGGCGAAGCGGGACGTGCAGATCCTCGGGGGGATCGTGCTGATCGTCCTCGGCGCGCGGATCCTCCTCGAGCACCTCGGGCTGACTTGA